One Capsicum annuum cultivar UCD-10X-F1 chromosome 2, UCD10Xv1.1, whole genome shotgun sequence genomic window carries:
- the LOC107858554 gene encoding abscisic acid and environmental stress-inducible protein TAS14, with translation MAHNGTSQNRMQLTDEHGNKVDQIEGNATQGTAMGFAPAGTGTHDDAMKKDEGQQQLRCSGSSSSSSEDEGEGGRRKKKGRKEKIKETLTGGAGEGAQTNTPAPTPIGEAADQGGEKKGIMDKIKEKIPGMH, from the exons ATGGCACATAACGGTACTAGCCAAAACCGAATGCAACTAACTGATGAACATGGAAACAAAGTTGATCAAATTGAGGGAAATGCAACACAAGGTACTGCTATGGGATTTGCTCCTGCTGGTACAGGTACTCATGATGATGCTATGAAGAAAGATGAAGGGCAGCAACAACTTCGTTGTTCTGGTAGCTCTAGTTCCAGTTCT GAGGATGAGGGAGAAGGagggaggaggaagaagaagggGAGAAAGGAGAAGATTAAAGAGACGTTGACCGGAGGTGCTGGCGAAGGTGCACAAACTAATACTCCTGCTCCTACTCCTATTGGTGAAGCAGCTGATCAAGGAGGGGAAAAGAAAGGAATAATGGACAAAATCAAAGAGAAGATCCCTGGGATGCACTGA